GGCGTCGCGTTCAGATCCGCCCGCCGCAGTCTGATCCCGTCCTCGTCGCGGTCGCTGATGGTGCTGTCCAGGCCCGTGACGCGGCAGCCCTTCTTCGCCAGTTCGCGGGCGATCAGGCCCTGGCCGCAGCCGATGTCCAGGACCGAGCTGCCGGGGGCCACGGCGTCGATCGCCATGGTGTGCGAGGATGCATATCCGAGCTTGAGGGAGTAGTCCGGCTCGGAGACGATTTCGTATTTGCGGTCGTAGGCGATGGACGCCTGGTGCAGTTTGCTGGAGAGGGTCGTCAGAACCACGTCGAGCGCGTATTTCATGCCGTTGACGTGGCAGACCTCGTCCCCGTAGTGCGTGGGAATCGGCAGCTCCTCGATGCGCAGGCCCTTGAGCAGGAGCTGGATGATGATCTCCGTGTCGAAGTGGAAGTCGTTGGAGTTGCGCTCGAAGGGAATGGCGGCCAGGGCCTTGGTGGAATAGATGCGGAATCCCGTGTGGAACTCGCTGAAATCGGTCTTGAGCAGACAGTTCTGAAGTTTGGTCAGGATGATGTTGCCGACGAACTTGTACAGGGGCATGCCGCCGCGCAAGGCGTCCTTGCGCTTGAGCATGCGCGACCCGAGCACCGCGTCGGCCTCTCCCTCGAAGATCGGCTTGGACAGGTCTTCCACGAATTCCGGCGGATACTGGCCGTCGCCGTGGATCAGGGCGACCACGTCGTAGTCGTTGCGCAGGGCGTAGGTGTAGCCGATCTTCTGGTTGCCGCCGTAGCCGACGTTCATGCAGTTCCGCAGCACCTCCAGGCGCATCCCGGGGTGAGTCCGCTTGTATGCCAAGCCCACCTGGAAGGTCTCGTCCCGCGAGGCGTCGTCGATCACCAGGACTCCGCAGCCGCCTTCCAGCAGGGAGGCC
The window above is part of the Desulfovibrio aminophilus genome. Proteins encoded here:
- a CDS encoding bifunctional glycosyltransferase/class I SAM-dependent methyltransferase; translated protein: MSDRRFDKLLVFIVAYNAEKTLASVLDRIPASLLEGGCGVLVIDDASRDETFQVGLAYKRTHPGMRLEVLRNCMNVGYGGNQKIGYTYALRNDYDVVALIHGDGQYPPEFVEDLSKPIFEGEADAVLGSRMLKRKDALRGGMPLYKFVGNIILTKLQNCLLKTDFSEFHTGFRIYSTKALAAIPFERNSNDFHFDTEIIIQLLLKGLRIEELPIPTHYGDEVCHVNGMKYALDVVLTTLSSKLHQASIAYDRKYEIVSEPDYSLKLGYASSHTMAIDAVAPGSSVLDIGCGQGLIARELAKKGCRVTGLDSTISDRDEDGIRLRRADLNATPLPLPEGSYDCVLLLDVVEHLASPEKFFDDLRSTLRGMNKPRVIITVPNVAFFILRLRMLLGSFNYGKVGILDFTHTRLFTLHSLKKLLQQRGYAVEAVRGIPAPYPKAIGNNAASRLLLRLNSLLIKLRLPLFSYQLYVEARPLPTIDDLLDGAHTEMTCSGKDA